Proteins encoded together in one Coffea arabica cultivar ET-39 chromosome 2c, Coffea Arabica ET-39 HiFi, whole genome shotgun sequence window:
- the LOC113727839 gene encoding WAT1-related protein At1g09380-like, with translation MAGGFLPFLTMVILQLGYAGMNIVSKLAMDSGMNPFVHVAYRQLFATLSIAPFAYFLERETRPRLTFSILFHIFMCSVFGATVNQITYFVGLKNSSPTIACALSNLSPAVTFILAVPLGLESAGLRAKAGQAKVLGTVVCVGGAILLSFYHGPVVGVGQSRIHWKFADNLRNKTVSNHVNFVLGPFMLIASSVSWAVWLIIQARVGKMYAAPYSSSALTCFMASIQCAIIGFCFDHHLSAWSLYPAIRAVSSIYAGIVCTALAFCLMSWCIERKGPLYVSVFSPLLLVIVAILSWAILQEKLYIGMVIGSTLIVMGLYCVLWGKNEEMKPTKTPDQEVDSGKQFTMEDLELQLFKKSNTSAGTNGEN, from the exons atggcTGGTGGTTTCTTGCCTTTCCTGACGATGGTTATTCTTCAGCTAGGCTATGCTGGAATGAACATTGTATCAAAACTTGCCATGGATTCAGGCATGAACCCTTTTGTTCATGTTGCTTACAGGCAACTCTTTGCTACCTTATCCATCGCCCCATTTGCTTATTTCTTGGAGAG GGAAACAAGACCCCGGTTAACATTCTCGAtccttttccacattttcatGTGTTCTGTTTTTGG GGCAACCGTGAACCAAATCACATATTTTGTGGGGCTAAAGAATTCTTCTCCAACTATTGCTTGTGCCTTGTCAAACCTAAGCCCAGCAGTCACATTTATCCTGGCTGTGCCTTTAGG ATTAGAAAGTGCAGGACTGAGGGCTAAGGCAGGACAGGCCAAGGTATTAGGGACTGTTGTGTGTGTTGGTGGTGCCATTCTATTGTCATTTTACCACGGGCCAGTTGTCGGTGTGGGGCAGTCAAGAATTCATTGGAAATTTGCGGACAACTTGAGGAATAAAACTGTTAGCAACCATGTAAATTTTGTACTGGGGCCATTTATGCTGATAGCTAGTTCTGTTTCCTGGGCAGTATGGCTAATTATCCAA GCCAGGGTGGGCAAGATGTATGCTGCTCCCTATTCTAGCTCAGCATTGACATGTTTCATGGCCAGCATCCAGTGTGCGATTATTGGCTTTTGTTTCGATCACCACTTATCTGCATGGTCGTTATATCCTGCCATCCGAGCAGTCTCAAGTATCTATGCG GGAATTGTCTGTACCGCATTAGCATTTTGCCTCATGTCATGGTGCATCGAACGAAAAGGACCCTTATATGTCTCGGTTTTCAGCCCTTTGCTGCTTGTCATTGTGGCTATTCTCAGTTGGGCAATACTTCAGGAGAAACTATACATTGGAAT GGTAATAGGATCTACCCTGATTGTTATGGGACTTTACTGCGTCCTCTGGGGAAAGAATGAAGAGATGAAGCCAACTAAAACTCCTGATCAGGAGGTAGATTCTGGGAAGCAGTTTACCATGGAGGATTTGGAATTACAATTGTTCAAGAAGTCAAACACTTCTGCAGGCACGAATGGAGAGAATTAG
- the LOC113727838 gene encoding GDSL esterase/lipase At1g09390 isoform X2, whose protein sequence is MASPPLCSFCHGRFTFSSSKTIHEDLLYLLLLSTFLGSLPNSVLGECKNPPVIFNFGDSNSDTGGLVAGLGYSINFPNGRTFFRRSTGRLSDGRLIIDFLCQSVYTTFLSPYLDSMGSTFLNGANFAIAGSSTLPKNVPFSLNIQVMQFVHFKDRSIQLVAAGDAGFRNGLYVIDIGQNDLADSFAKNLSYKEVVKKIPSVILEIKYAVEDIYAQGGRKFWVHNTGPLGCLPQKLSTVQKAPDDLDPYGCISSYNDAARVFNEALLLLCEELRYEKKDATIVYVDVYTIKYDLIANSTKYGFSSPLMACCGFGGPPYNYDVRVTCGHPGYQVCDEDSKNVSWDGIHYTEAANSIIASKILSTDYSTPRIAFDYFCN, encoded by the exons ATGGCCTCTCCTCCGCTTTGCTCTTTCTGTCACGGCCGCTTTACTTtctcctcctccaaaacaattcaTGAAGATCTTCTCTATCTTCTTCTCCTTTCTACATTTTTGGGCTCTTTACCAAACTCAGTTCTTGGCGAGTGCAAGAACCCGCCAGTCATATTCAACTTTGGAGATTCCAACTCGGACACTGGTGGACTTGTGGCCGGACTCGGTTACTCCATCAACTTCCCAAATGGTCGCACTTTCTTCCGCCGATCGACCGGCCGGCTCTCTGATGGCCGCCTCATCATTGATTTTCTTT GCCAAAGTGTATACACGACTTTTTTGAGCCCATACCTGGACTCAATGGGATCCACTTTCTTAAATGGTGCCAATTTTGCAATTGCAGGTTCTTCCACATTACCTAAAAATGTACCTTTCTCATTAAATATACAGGTCATGCAGTTTGTTCATTTCAAGGATCGCTCTATTCAACTGGTTGCTGCAG GTGATGCAGGTTTCCGCAACGGGCTTTATGTGATTGATATAGGACAAAACGACCTGGCTGATTCATTTGCTAAGAATCTATCCTACAAGGAAGTTGTGAAGAAGATTCCCTCAGTTATATTGGAGATTAAATATGCTGTGGAG GACATATATGCTCAAGGTGGCAGGAaattttgggtccataatacaGGGCCACTGGGATGTCTTCCTCAAAAACTGTCAACAGTTCAAAAAGCTCCAGATGACCTCGATCCATATGGTTGTATTTCGAGCTATAATGATGCTGCAAGAGTTTTCAATGAAgctcttcttcttttgtgcgaAGAATTGAGATATGAAAAGAAGGATGCTACTATTGTATATGTAGatgtatacactatcaaatATGACCTGATAGCCAACTCCACCAAATATG GATTTTCATCTCCCCTCATGGCATGTTGTGGATTTGGAGGACCTCCATATAACTATGATGTTAGGGTGACATGTGGTCATCCAGGCTACCAGGTTTGCGATGAAGACTCAAAAAACGTAAGTTGGGATGGAATCCATTATACTGAAGCTGCAAACAGCATCATAGCCTCAAAAATACTTTCCACTGattattctactccaagaatTGCTTTTGATTATTTCTGCAACTGA
- the LOC113727838 gene encoding GDSL esterase/lipase At1g09390 isoform X1, translated as MASPPLCSFCHGRFTFSSSKTIHEDLLYLLLLSTFLGSLPNSVLGECKNPPVIFNFGDSNSDTGGLVAGLGYSINFPNGRTFFRRSTGRLSDGRLIIDFLCQSVYTTFLSPYLDSMGSTFLNGANFAIAGSSTLPKNVPFSLNIQVMQFVHFKDRSIQLVAAGSLHFIGDAGFRNGLYVIDIGQNDLADSFAKNLSYKEVVKKIPSVILEIKYAVEDIYAQGGRKFWVHNTGPLGCLPQKLSTVQKAPDDLDPYGCISSYNDAARVFNEALLLLCEELRYEKKDATIVYVDVYTIKYDLIANSTKYGFSSPLMACCGFGGPPYNYDVRVTCGHPGYQVCDEDSKNVSWDGIHYTEAANSIIASKILSTDYSTPRIAFDYFCN; from the exons ATGGCCTCTCCTCCGCTTTGCTCTTTCTGTCACGGCCGCTTTACTTtctcctcctccaaaacaattcaTGAAGATCTTCTCTATCTTCTTCTCCTTTCTACATTTTTGGGCTCTTTACCAAACTCAGTTCTTGGCGAGTGCAAGAACCCGCCAGTCATATTCAACTTTGGAGATTCCAACTCGGACACTGGTGGACTTGTGGCCGGACTCGGTTACTCCATCAACTTCCCAAATGGTCGCACTTTCTTCCGCCGATCGACCGGCCGGCTCTCTGATGGCCGCCTCATCATTGATTTTCTTT GCCAAAGTGTATACACGACTTTTTTGAGCCCATACCTGGACTCAATGGGATCCACTTTCTTAAATGGTGCCAATTTTGCAATTGCAGGTTCTTCCACATTACCTAAAAATGTACCTTTCTCATTAAATATACAGGTCATGCAGTTTGTTCATTTCAAGGATCGCTCTATTCAACTGGTTGCTGCAG GTTCATTGCACTTCATAGGTGATGCAGGTTTCCGCAACGGGCTTTATGTGATTGATATAGGACAAAACGACCTGGCTGATTCATTTGCTAAGAATCTATCCTACAAGGAAGTTGTGAAGAAGATTCCCTCAGTTATATTGGAGATTAAATATGCTGTGGAG GACATATATGCTCAAGGTGGCAGGAaattttgggtccataatacaGGGCCACTGGGATGTCTTCCTCAAAAACTGTCAACAGTTCAAAAAGCTCCAGATGACCTCGATCCATATGGTTGTATTTCGAGCTATAATGATGCTGCAAGAGTTTTCAATGAAgctcttcttcttttgtgcgaAGAATTGAGATATGAAAAGAAGGATGCTACTATTGTATATGTAGatgtatacactatcaaatATGACCTGATAGCCAACTCCACCAAATATG GATTTTCATCTCCCCTCATGGCATGTTGTGGATTTGGAGGACCTCCATATAACTATGATGTTAGGGTGACATGTGGTCATCCAGGCTACCAGGTTTGCGATGAAGACTCAAAAAACGTAAGTTGGGATGGAATCCATTATACTGAAGCTGCAAACAGCATCATAGCCTCAAAAATACTTTCCACTGattattctactccaagaatTGCTTTTGATTATTTCTGCAACTGA
- the LOC113727838 gene encoding GDSL esterase/lipase At1g09390 isoform X3 produces MASPPLCSFCHGRFTFSSSKTIHEDLLYLLLLSTFLGSLPNSVLGECKNPPVIFNFGDSNSDTGGLVAGLGYSINFPNGRTFFRRSTGRLSDGRLIIDFLCQSVYTTFLSPYLDSMGSTFLNGANFAIAGSSTLPKNVPFSLNIQVMQFVHFKDRSIQLVAAGFRNGLYVIDIGQNDLADSFAKNLSYKEVVKKIPSVILEIKYAVEDIYAQGGRKFWVHNTGPLGCLPQKLSTVQKAPDDLDPYGCISSYNDAARVFNEALLLLCEELRYEKKDATIVYVDVYTIKYDLIANSTKYGFSSPLMACCGFGGPPYNYDVRVTCGHPGYQVCDEDSKNVSWDGIHYTEAANSIIASKILSTDYSTPRIAFDYFCN; encoded by the exons ATGGCCTCTCCTCCGCTTTGCTCTTTCTGTCACGGCCGCTTTACTTtctcctcctccaaaacaattcaTGAAGATCTTCTCTATCTTCTTCTCCTTTCTACATTTTTGGGCTCTTTACCAAACTCAGTTCTTGGCGAGTGCAAGAACCCGCCAGTCATATTCAACTTTGGAGATTCCAACTCGGACACTGGTGGACTTGTGGCCGGACTCGGTTACTCCATCAACTTCCCAAATGGTCGCACTTTCTTCCGCCGATCGACCGGCCGGCTCTCTGATGGCCGCCTCATCATTGATTTTCTTT GCCAAAGTGTATACACGACTTTTTTGAGCCCATACCTGGACTCAATGGGATCCACTTTCTTAAATGGTGCCAATTTTGCAATTGCAGGTTCTTCCACATTACCTAAAAATGTACCTTTCTCATTAAATATACAGGTCATGCAGTTTGTTCATTTCAAGGATCGCTCTATTCAACTGGTTGCTGCAG GTTTCCGCAACGGGCTTTATGTGATTGATATAGGACAAAACGACCTGGCTGATTCATTTGCTAAGAATCTATCCTACAAGGAAGTTGTGAAGAAGATTCCCTCAGTTATATTGGAGATTAAATATGCTGTGGAG GACATATATGCTCAAGGTGGCAGGAaattttgggtccataatacaGGGCCACTGGGATGTCTTCCTCAAAAACTGTCAACAGTTCAAAAAGCTCCAGATGACCTCGATCCATATGGTTGTATTTCGAGCTATAATGATGCTGCAAGAGTTTTCAATGAAgctcttcttcttttgtgcgaAGAATTGAGATATGAAAAGAAGGATGCTACTATTGTATATGTAGatgtatacactatcaaatATGACCTGATAGCCAACTCCACCAAATATG GATTTTCATCTCCCCTCATGGCATGTTGTGGATTTGGAGGACCTCCATATAACTATGATGTTAGGGTGACATGTGGTCATCCAGGCTACCAGGTTTGCGATGAAGACTCAAAAAACGTAAGTTGGGATGGAATCCATTATACTGAAGCTGCAAACAGCATCATAGCCTCAAAAATACTTTCCACTGattattctactccaagaatTGCTTTTGATTATTTCTGCAACTGA
- the LOC113723725 gene encoding uncharacterized protein yields the protein MDGERKKRKMDDAEAEEDNEEEKMETFFALIRSTRDIRERMVMSNADRLRLEEDQKKRANHDQNKPSAVWNPTFQPGDFMEDQPAQKELCTPPPPPPPGMIINQEEAGPSNSRKEADVAQDQDDHKAGGEHHHDLDLNLSL from the coding sequence ATGGATGgggagaggaagaagagaaagatGGATGATGCAGAAGCAGAAGAAGATAATGAAGAAGAGAAGATGGAGACGTTCTTTGCTTTAATCAGAAGTACTCGAGATATCAGGGAAAGGATGGTTATGAGCAATGCAGATAGGTTAAGGTTAGAGGAAGATCAGAAGAAAAGGGCTAATCATGATCAGAACAAGCCAAGTGCAGTTTGGAACCCCACATTCCAGCCCGGAGATTTCATGGAAGATCAACCAGCTCAGAAGGAGTTATgcactcctcctcctcctccgcctCCTGGTATGATTATAAACCAAGAAGAAGCAGGcccttcaaattcaaggaaagaaGCTGATGTAGCTCAAGATCAAGATGATCATAAAGCTGGAGGTGAACACCATCATGACTTGGACCTCAATCTTTCTTTGTAG